A window from Vulpes vulpes isolate BD-2025 chromosome 9, VulVul3, whole genome shotgun sequence encodes these proteins:
- the LOC112909709 gene encoding olfactory receptor 7G3-like: MESENRTEVSEFILLGLSEDPELQPLLFGLFLTMYLVTMLGNLLIILAVGSDSHLHTPMYFFLANLSFVDISFTSTIVPKMLVNIQTQNKAITYAGCLTQLYFFMVFICMDNLLLTVMAYDRYVAICHPLYYVVIMNPRLCGLLILVSLFISIMIALLHSLMVLQLSFCTDLKIPHFFCELAQILKLACSDTLINNILVYLMTSLLGVGPLSGIIFSYTRIVSSILRVPSTNGKVKAFSTCGSHLSVVFLFYGTCVGVYLSSAASLSPRRRAAASVMYTVVTPMMNPFIYSLRNRDMKGALRKLTSGTSSFS, translated from the coding sequence ATGGaatcagaaaacagaacagaagTATCAGAATTCATCCTCCTGGGACTCTCAGAGGATCCAGAACTGCAGCCCCTTCTCTTTGGGCTGTTCCTGACCATGTACCTGGTCACCATGCTAGGGAACCTGCTCATCATCCTGGCAGTTGGATCTGactcccacctccacacccccatgtacttcttcctcgcCAACCTGTCTTTTGTTGACATCTCTTTCACCTCCACTATAGTCCCAAAGATGCTGGTGAACATCCAAACGCAGAACAAAGCCATCACCTACGCCGGCTGCCTCACTCAGCTATATTTTTTCATGGTGTTTATATGCATGGACAATTTACTGCTAACTGTGATGGcttatgaccgctatgtggccatctgccatCCTCTATATTACGTGGTCATCATGAACCCTCGCCTCTGTGGCCTGCTGATTCTTGTCTCTCTGTTCATTAGCATTATGATCGCCCTGCTCCATAGTCTGATGGTGTTACAACTGTCCTTCTGCACAGACTTGAAAATCCCCCACTTCTTCTGTGAGCTTGCTCAGATCCTCAAACTTGCCTGTTCTGATACTCTTATCAATAACATCCTGGTGTATTTAATGACCAGCTTGTTGGGTGTTGGCCCTCTCTCAGGAATAATTTTCTCTTACACTCGTATTGTCTCCTCCATCCTGAGAGTCCCATCAACTAATGGAAAGGTCAAAGCTTTTTCCACCTGTGGGTCTCACCTGtctgttgttttcttattctatGGGACATGTGTTGGAGTGTACCTTAGTTCTGCAGCTTCCCTCTCCCCCAGAAGGAGAGCAGCGGCCTCAGTGATGTACACGGTGGTCACTCCCATGATGAACCCCTTCATCTACAGCCTCAGGAATAGAGACATGAAGGGAGCCTTGCGAAAACTCACCTCTGGAACATCTTCCTTTTCATGA